The following proteins are encoded in a genomic region of Bacillus sp. Marseille-Q1617:
- the ribE gene encoding riboflavin synthase, with protein MFTGIIEEIGKINKIKKSASSMILTITAKKVLKDVHIGDSISVNGVCLTVTSFTESRFQVDVMPETFEATTLRSLSAGSHVNLERAMAAGGRFGGHFVNGHVDGIGTIKRLEQVENAVYVEISIPKELSPFFIMKGSVAIDGTSLTVFGLSDDSITVSLIPQTRGDTILGHKKTGDMVNLECDVMAKYFHRFYEQAQRKKSSSSNISYEFLNQHGFAD; from the coding sequence TTGTTTACCGGTATAATAGAGGAAATAGGAAAAATCAACAAAATCAAAAAGTCAGCATCATCGATGATCCTCACCATTACTGCTAAAAAGGTTCTCAAAGATGTCCATATCGGAGACAGCATCAGTGTGAACGGTGTATGCCTGACGGTTACTTCCTTTACAGAAAGCCGTTTTCAAGTGGATGTCATGCCTGAAACATTCGAAGCTACAACCCTTAGATCCTTATCGGCCGGTTCCCATGTAAACCTGGAAAGGGCTATGGCTGCAGGCGGCCGTTTTGGTGGCCACTTTGTTAACGGTCATGTAGATGGAATCGGGACGATTAAGAGGCTCGAACAAGTCGAAAATGCTGTTTATGTTGAAATCTCAATTCCTAAAGAACTTTCACCTTTCTTTATTATGAAGGGTTCAGTAGCGATTGATGGCACCTCGTTGACAGTATTTGGACTAAGTGATGACTCCATCACCGTTTCACTCATTCCGCAAACAAGGGGAGATACGATTCTCGGCCATAAGAAGACTGGAGACATGGTCAATCTGGAATGTGATGTCATGGCTAAGTATTTCCATCGATTTTACGAACAGGCACAGCGAAAGAAAAGCAGTTCAAGTAATATCAGCTATGAATTTTTGAATCAACATGGTTTCGCTGATTAA